The Sparus aurata chromosome 12, fSpaAur1.1, whole genome shotgun sequence sequence CTGTGAAATTTCAAAATCGGATCACAACATAATGTCTCAGATTAATCTGGTACCGGGTGGAGTCAAACAGCTTGACTCCAGATGCCGGACAGGGCGTTTTAAAGTAGTTGCAGATGTTTGAAGCTGGCATATTGAACATATTCAGGTTGAagaatttacagtattttagATCACTGTTGtctgacctcaaacttattgaccAACAATTCAAATACTTGTGAGGAGCACTGTAAAAGGTACAAAGTGTCACCGCTACAAGTATTCATATAGGACCATATATCATACCCTCAAGATTAATTTAGGTTGTAACtatggtgtaaaaaaaaaaaatactcccaGTGCAAACTTTGGCTCATAAAGTAGAGTGAAACAACTTGAAACATCTAtttcaagtaacagacacaagaaagaaaaaaaacagaccaatTTTGAGAGAGTGATGAATGAGAGGGACATCATGGCAAACTGGCCTTCTGGCGTTTCATTACAGTACCACTGTATATGGCTAATAAACACCGCAATTGTGCATTTGTACTTAACCTCCTAGACATCTGGATATGAGGTGAGCCACAGCCCACAACTCCAAACCATGAAGACAACCTTAGAGGCTTTCCCTGTAACGAAGATCACAGGAATTTAACAGCACACTGTATACCTGCCGAAGAGTACTTACAGGAGCAGGATTCACTGTAACAACttgatatttaaacatttctcaTACTGTTAGAttcctttttaaacattttttggtGTCACTACCCAGATTGCCCTGAGGTTAAAGTTAACAATCCCGAAGGATTTCCTATTTAACAACTTTAATTTagttaaataaattatataaattctgaaataaaaaattgtattaTAATATGTATTCTGACTAACTGTAGAGCCTCCCTCTATGAAATCCTTCTTCACACTTCTTCAGTGCTTCACAGTGGTGGATAATCTGCACAGGTCTACGAAGACTGGACTGGTCTCTGTCCAGGAGGGGGATCATCAGTCATGAATCATCCCTCCTTATTCGTGCTTCTCTCCCTCACCGTAGACCTTCCGAAGGCTTGAGTCCAGCAGGAAATCCACCGACCTACAATGTACAGAGAAGGAACATATTGTGACACTGGGCACATAATGCAGCCTTTTCTAAATTAATTTCATAAAAGGTTGAAATGATCTATGAAAACTACTTTAACTTCTGCTATAAAGGCAAACCAGCTCTCAAATCTAAACATGTGAAGAAGACCATCCAATTTTAGAAGagtgaagtaaaaaaataaaaacaggcctAATTGCCTACCTCTTAATGGAGGGATGTATGAGTGGAGGTTAAGTATTGTGATGCGTACTGTGATCTTTAAGTGTCTTATCAAGTGGCACGTTTTCCCTAGATACGCCATTTTTTCCTACTTCAAGTATAGAAAGGGCTCACTAgtatatacttttattttgaaggctcAGTCATTTccttaaaacagctgttttagcAAACATTACTCAAACAGGAGGACTCGTTTCAGCAGGGGATTAACTACACATTTGGTGGAGTAATTCCGGCTGCATGGGGACATATGTGGGATTAACAACAGTGTGTGGGTTCATGGCGATGAAAGAACAGGTCACCCGGTGCCACAGTGTGGCTCATTCATGCGTTTTCAATCATTTTTAGACAACAAGGCAGGATTATAGCATGGGGGAATAAACTATACCAGGCTTTGGATATACAGACATTTATTAGCAGGATTAATATGCTGTGGGTTTTAGTCTTTTAATGTGATTtgctgataatcagaaaaaaaatagaatcaCACCAGACCAATCCTTTTATAGTATACAAAGAGTAGATAAAGCCTACGACAACATATCAGTGTTGAAATGAGCTGTCAGCATCAACTTTGTGCCCAACGCAGCAGCAATCATGTGTGAGCAGCCTCAACTCTTACATAATGGACAACTTACATAATCAGCATGGATAGAAAGAAACAAGAACACTGCCAACCTGTCAATAGGAGTGATGATGAAGGGGATCGTAGAGAGGCCGATTGCTGTGGTGGTCCACTTGCGGACAGAGAGGGGCAACTTGGTGGTCCTGCCCAGCAGGTAAAGAGACGCAGCACACACCCGGTTGATGGTGAAGCCCGGGATCATCACAGAAGCGAGGGCCTGCCACACGAACGTGTCCACCACTGCCGCCGCTACCCGTGTTGTCCTGCCTGGGTTGTCCCCGTGAGCCTGAGTAACAGATggaggaaaataagaaaactgCAGTAGTCACagcaaaaaatacacaaattcaTTAAAAGAATGACTCAATGTAATTTAGTCTTAAATTTCTGTTTTCTAGCTTCTGTATTCTATGTGATCATCTAAGAAAGTGGGCGCTAGTTTTTCTGGCTTGTCAcgcctttaaaacaaacaaaacatggctACCTGCGACTTTTTAACCAGTAACATGTGCTGACcaagagtgtttttttctgacttaATTTCTAAAGCAGGAGTAGACAAAAGAAGCACAACCTAAAGGAGCAGGAacactttttctctcctctctcgtgCTCCCTGATGATCATCTTGTAATCCCATGTTGGAGCCCTGACCCTAGCACTTTATGCCTCTTTCTCATTGCATAAGAAATGACACTTGACCAATTATCAATGAAGCGAACACATAGAAATGTTAATATCTTACCTCCGCTGCCTTCTTCCCTTTGTCCACAGCATCAGCAGTAACGTACGCCGTGGCCACAGCGTAGCTGCCCCATACTGCGCTCACTGGCACCAGAGCACGAAAAGCCTCCCCGACCTCATTAGCATAGCCTGTGGGCACACATACATAAATGCAGATAAGACTTTAACCTTCTTAGTCTCCTCTAAATGCACCATCAATGCTAACATGGATACATTTATTGAAACATTAACTGAGGTTTGGTGCCATTCTGAGCAGGGGGGCAGtgcattaaacatttaaaagctCACTTTTTAAGTGATGACACATCTTTGAGCGCTCCCAGATGTCACATTGTACTTTCTCCAAATTCCAATACATGCATCGCGAAACCTACCAAAGGCTAATAACCCCTCAACTTTATCTGACGTTGTAAAAAATGGATAGTAACATTTGGTAAATTATGCAATGCCCATTTCCACAAGGCTCAGATGACTCCAACGCCCTTGATCTGTTTTAAAGGACTCACCTGTGCCGTACGCCACGGCACATGTAAATCACCGGTAAAATTAACTTGTCACACGGGAAGAGTTTATCTTCGGTTCAGTGATGAGAGAACCATCAGAGTGTTGTGAGGTCAAATTGTGCGGTTTGTCTTCATCTATGGATAACTGACGCTGGTGTGCAAAGACTACATTTTACTCTGTGACTACTAGTGACGAAGCCACCGTGTCACAATGAAACACTGCTTGgtgacagtttgttttctccccaaaatgtattttttagcTGAACAAATACAGACCAATCACTGGAAGTCATTGTACGTATCAGTTTTTAGGCTTCTTATTCTTTATTCTTCACTTACAGGAATGGAATCAGGATTTAGTGAGGAAACTGGAAAGATTCAGATCCTGAGAGCCTTCATTAACATCCCGATTACAGAGttccatttaaatgtaattaatcCTCATAACTACTTACAGGCTTATCAAAATGCTACAGATTTTTATCTTGCGCATTGAgtaaaataatcattattatatgtttattttaattagtgTCAGCTATATCCTGGTGTGCTTTTGTTTACTCTGCAGAAGCTGGAGAGTAGTATTCATATGAACTAGTCACACATAATGaaagatatattttttcttATACTTTAATATTTATATGAGTATTTTGCCGACTTATAGAGCGTGTGTGGACGACTTCACTTCTTTTTGTGTGATCACCTAGGAGAGTAGTACTGATGATCTTGGGGTATCTTAAGTGTTTTGGATGATACCGATGAGTTCCGTATAATGTGGTATACAGACAAAATTTAGGGAAAAGAGAGTATTTGCAGAGGCCCTGAGAGTTGTGGTATCTTtacagggagagaaaaacatgcaTATAATTCTTTAATATATTTACAAAGATAAAGATATCAAATACTGTCCTAAAAAAGTTCCATGCATTACTTTGAGGCTGCTATGGACTCCCACACAACAGCTTTTCCTTGCTTGCTTTAAGAGTTTTCATTGGAATTCAGCCTTTAGGAAGACATGCAGAAGTGAATCATGCTTCCGCAACTTCCTTAAGAGGGCAAATCACAtgacagctttgtttttttgtttttcgatTGTCTCCAAGCAGCAGCTAAAGATCACATCACACCCTTAAAACTCAAAAACGAATCATTGTCAGTCATTTTTAGGACTGAGCAAGAACCaaacaataatttaaaactGCCTCGAACCACAGAGGCGCTATTTGTCTCAGGAAAAGGCGAAAGGCAAACGCTGCTGCACGTTAAAACAAAAACCACAGCTGCGACATGTGCTCATAAATCCAGATTTGAGTTTGCGTAACATTTAGCTGCATCACCACGATTCAAGGAAACGCGTTTCTCCAACTCTTACGGAGAAACTACGGTACAAGAAACATGTGTCTGAGAACAAGGACCAGAAGCTGAGCTAAAGCACACACAGTGCAATGTCTTAAAGAAACTGTGACAGTGAAGTGGAGCAGTAAAAATATCCATTTATGTGATCCACTCTTTATGTTTTCATATAACAATGAAAACCTCTCTACTACgacaaatcaaaatgtctgctgggaAGGCTGGCAAAGAGAACAAGACAACTTTATGGAGCTTGGTCTTTCGCTCTAAGCTACTTTGTTTAGTGCTGTAGTCGTGAAAATGATAGCAGAGTTAACTACTGGATCTGGAGCTCCAGAAGCCCTTCTGAGCACAAGGTGATAAGGAGCCGTACTGGTATAATAAAACAAGATAACAAGAAGAGCCGAGATAAGATTATCTTCCAGCGAGGTACaagttaataataaaatatgcCATGCCCAGGCATAACGGGCTGGAGTCCAATTCTGACCCGTGAGCAAGAGCTTCAGATTACACTTTGTGATTCAAGTGTTTGCCCTGAGCCCAGTAAAGCGTGAAGGTGAGTGCGCGTGTTCACAAGATGCAGAATGCAGGAGAAACAGAAGAGATAAAGAAGATGGCAGAGCAAGAGGGGAAGGGTGTGAAGACTGTGATGGTGAGTGATAAAAGGAGAGTGAGATTCAGAGTTATCAGGTAACAATGACTGGCAGccagaaaaaagaggagaaataaaGATGACAATCATATCCGGGCTGTGATCTGCggctcacctctgctgctgtgttatTTAGTACTActggatttgaaaaaaaaaatgaactggGGAGCTACATCACCTAGAAAGAAACACTCATCTGCAAGGACATCAGGCAATCATATCTTTGCTCCAACGTGATCCACTTTCAATTAGCCAGCTGTACATTTCCACAGAAGGTCTTTGGTCTTAAAAGGGCTTTAGATCCATTAGGCTGGTGGAACCACTAATACATGATGTCTGTTTGGTCAAAGTGTCTGTGTTGGTGAATATGTGATCTGTTCCCACACGCAAGAGTTGGTGAAGTCCATGTCTGACAGCTGTAATGAcatcaaaatgtacaaaaggTCTTGTATGGATTTTCTTGCTCATTCTGTTGGATAAAAACACCACTTTTCAAGTTAAACCCCATCTTTGTTACATAACCACCACATCTTTTCCAGACATGTTAGAGAATTATgaaaatcttttctttcttttttttgtgctaCTTTGGCTGTGATGTCAAATAATATATTGAATCTAAAGTGGCAAATAACTACTAACATTATCAAATAAATGGGATGGAGAAGAAAGTACAATAATTGCATCAAAATTTAGTGGAAGACTAAGTAAAtgcctcaaaactgtacttaaaCCATCAATAGACAGGGTTTCCACTTCAACGTATCATTActaagtaaatgttgattgcacagtgtaatggatACGGAATAATGAAACCATCTGCATTGACGTTGGTTCCCTAGAAAAGTCAGTAACACTATATCATGTTGTCTGCCACCAGGAACACGGTTACGTGGTTGGAGGGAAGGCACGTTTTGTCCTCTGTTGGTGTTATTTGAAACTCTAAGGAAACAGAAAttatccactttttttttctgttgccaCTTCAagtacagcacttgagtaaacTCTACTTAGTTACTTCCCATCACTGATTACTCCAAACCTTGGcattccatttttttatttttactgcaaatgaacaTCAGTTCCAATATCAGTTATCGATCTCCATCGTTACTAATAATCGGTTCACCAACTAGAAGGGGCACGTTGCAATCTCTGTTTCATGCTCATCCATGTAGAGACAGAGATGTCTATCTGCCCAGGCGGGATTAAAGATGTGAGCAAAAAgattatatttttataaaagGGATAAACCGACTCACATGACATTACATGGTCACTGCTGGCCAATGTAAGCTGCAGAAGAGCAGGAGATTATGGCTTGTTCATGAGAGGAACAGCCTGCACAGTGGGGAGTGATGCAGTAAGAATGCCCTTCAGCTTTATTCTGCTGAACATGCCCCTCTCAGCTGACTGCTCGTTGGATGACAGTGAGACCGGTTTCAGGAGCGACCCTGGTGTGAGGACAGCCAGGACGCAATCACTGATATTACCTGTATCTATGACTGGTGCTGAGTTGTCTCTACAACTGTTGTAGAGACATGCCTGCGGGTGTTTCTCTGTGGTTTTGTGACTCATTGCCTCAACTTGCTAAACAACTACCTTTGAGTCAGGGCTGAGCAACAGAGACAACTCTTACTTAGCAATGAAGCTAAATAcgttgtggtaaaaaaaaaagaaaaccccaaTAACAACCATATTAACATCCACTCTTGGACTGCGTCCATGTTGTTCTTTTGTAACAAAATGTCCTTCAACAGCCAAGTTTGCTATAAATAGAATTTTAACAGAGAAGTTAGCCGGGCGTGCTAACctttagctagctagcacaCAGGCAGCTCAGGGTCAGGACGGCTCCGGTGTAACGTTACCTCTCTCTTCTGTAACGTTAGAGTGACTGTTAATCTGTCACGTTCAGCTCGGGACTGAGCCGCTACAGGAGGGGAAATAAAACAGTACATACCCA is a genomic window containing:
- the mtfp1 gene encoding mitochondrial fission process protein 1, with amino-acid sequence MDPTEEKTSKTVDIYRDTWVRFLGYANEVGEAFRALVPVSAVWGSYAVATAYVTADAVDKGKKAAEAHGDNPGRTTRVAAAVVDTFVWQALASVMIPGFTINRVCAASLYLLGRTTKLPLSVRKWTTTAIGLSTIPFIITPIDRSVDFLLDSSLRKVYGEGEKHE